The following are from one region of the Centroberyx gerrardi isolate f3 chromosome 16, fCenGer3.hap1.cur.20231027, whole genome shotgun sequence genome:
- the clcf1 gene encoding cardiotrophin-like cytokine factor 1 has protein sequence MKRLCGVHQNQLVLLLVAAVVTALDPSPNLANERTSIERTYELTKYLEHQLKEIKDTYLSYLGPPFNEKDFSPPRPNSTALSLPSAATRLELWRGLENRARLAQNQRAYSVLLAAVRELARSTLCPYLQTSLLHFCTGLDGLLGSISGLMTTLGYALPPPSANTGSSGGELLQHPRKETGADGGRSRPAPLMSQSLYKARAGTRAESGQRDNQRRSGTRVVRGEREDGARRETTDKKRGKEGRRAEAAGAGGRSGGSREKGRGERGRRGRRGEPESWRWADGEEERLGEEEEEEEDEELEREGGTERWGGRRRLLSVMEDEEEPTVSESSSNIQTNNNNNNNNNQYSYNLDLLSQHQDAPREEDAVNAERGRGYLAEEERESSSLLSSSSSIRSPRSLLSPTLHPPPLSTLSLLYPFGVGEEHTLLPQPVPLSLRRGPALLSPPLSPLLSSLSSSSSSSSSSSPLLSVRPTLNDFSRKVEGFWILRELQSWLWRSAKDFNRLKKRLRG, from the exons TCCATCAAAACCAGCTCGTCTTGCTATTGGTTGCCGCCGTGGTGACGGCCCTGGACCCGTCCCCCAACCTGGCCAATGAGAGGACTTCTATCGAGCGGACGTATGAGCTGACCAAATACCTGGAGCACCAGCTCAAGGAAATCAAGGACACATAT CTGTCCTACCTGGGCCCTCCATTCAATGAGAAGGACTTCTCCCCCCCTCGTCCCAACAGCACGGCCCTCTCCCTGCCCAGCGCCGCCACCCGCCTGGAGCTGTGGCGCGGCCTGGAGAACCGCGCCCGGCTGGCCCAGAACCAGCGGGCCTACTCCGTCCTGCTGGCGGCCGTCAGGGAGCTGGCCCGCTCCACGCTCTGCCCCTACCTCCAGACCTCCCTGCTGCACTTCTGCACGGGCCTGGACGGCCTGCTGGGCTCCATATCCGGCCTCATGACCACTCTCGGTTACgcgctccctcctccttccgCGAACACGGGCAGCAGCGGCGGCGAGCTGCTGCAGCACCCTCGGAAGGAGACGGGGGCCGACGGCGGGCGCAGCAGGCCGGCTCCGCTGATGAGCCAGAGCCTGTACAAGGCCAGAGCCGGGACGCGGGCCGAGTCCGGTCAGCGGGACAACCAGAGAAGAAGCGGCACGAGGGTCGtccggggagagagggaggacggcGCCAGGAGGGAGACGACAGAcaaaaagagggggaaagaagggaggagagcggaggCGGCCGGCGCCGGCGGGAGGAGCGGCGGATcgagggagaagggaagaggagagagagggaggagagggaggaggggagagccgGAGAGTTGGAGATGGGCCGacggagaagaagagagattaggggaggaggaggaggaggaggaggacgaggagctggagagagagggagggacggagagatggggggggaggagaaggcTGCTGAGCGTcatggaggatgaagaggaaccCACAGTCAGCGAGTCTTCATCCAACAtccaaaccaacaacaacaacaacaacaacaacaatcaataCAGCTACAACCTCGACCTCCTCTCCCAACACCAAGACGCACCCAGAGAGGAAGACGCCGTCAacgcagagagggggagagggtatttggcggaggaggagagggaatctagctccctgctctcctcctcctcctccatccgcTCCCCTCGCTCCCTGctctcccccaccctccaccctcctcccctctccactctctccctcctctacccGTTCGGAGTGGGCGAGGAGCACACCCTCCTCCCGCAGCCCGTCCCTCTTTCTTTACGGAGGGGTCCCGCCCTTCTCTCGCCCCCCCTGtccccgctcctctcctccctctcctcctcctcctcctcctcctcctcctcctctccgctcctgtCGGTGCGGCCGACGCTGAACGACTTCTCGAGGAAAGTGGAGGGGTTTTGGATTTTGCGAGAGCTGCAGAGTTGGCTGTGGCGGTCGGCTAAGGACTTCAACCGCCTCAAGAAGAGACTCCGAGGCTGA